From bacterium BMS3Abin08, the proteins below share one genomic window:
- the thiE_1 gene encoding thiamine-phosphate synthase encodes MMLYCGGICFITDRGLSSLSVEEIVRMVLDAGVRWIQYREKELSRREIYFQAERLRKITAEYRAAFTVNDHADIALAVGADGLHLGQDDLPLKEARMIMGRKTIGISTHDLRQAKAAEAGGADYIGYGPIYATTTKEKAESPRGLKGLREVSGAIEIPVVAIGGIKLENIRDVIGAGAGAVAVASGILCADDINCKAGEFVKILEGIRNRTDWSVA; translated from the coding sequence CCCTGAGCGTTGAGGAGATTGTCAGGATGGTCCTTGATGCCGGAGTGAGGTGGATCCAGTACAGGGAGAAGGAACTCTCAAGGCGGGAGATATACTTCCAGGCTGAAAGGCTCAGGAAGATAACCGCAGAGTACAGGGCCGCATTTACTGTTAACGACCATGCCGACATCGCCCTTGCCGTTGGCGCCGATGGTCTGCATCTTGGCCAGGATGACCTGCCGCTTAAAGAGGCAAGAATGATAATGGGGCGAAAAACAATAGGCATCTCAACCCATGACCTCAGGCAGGCAAAGGCGGCTGAAGCCGGGGGGGCGGACTATATAGGTTATGGTCCCATATACGCCACTACCACAAAGGAGAAGGCAGAGAGCCCAAGGGGGCTTAAAGGGCTGAGGGAGGTCTCGGGGGCAATAGAGATCCCCGTGGTTGCCATTGGCGGGATAAAGCTTGAGAACATCAGGGACGTGATAGGAGCCGGAGCCGGCGCTGTTGCCGTGGCCTCAGGAATACTCTGTGCGGATGATATAAACTGTAAAGCGGGGGAATTTGTTAAAATATTAGAAGGAATACGGAATCGAACAGATTGGTCCGTGGCGTAA
- a CDS encoding coproporphyrinogen III oxidase: MVRGVKMKRYNSFGPYLKSLFGERVYKVNVDAGFTCPNRDGTVGYGGCIYCNNDSFRPSACRSVTPLGEQIGRGIRYLRRRYKAEKFIAYFQPYTNTYAPVERLEKLYREALREPSVIGLAIGTRPDCVDAEKVRLLEDLARENFVLVEYGLQSIYDKTLEFINRGHDYARFLKALELTEGRGIEMGAHIIVGFPTETEDEMLGMADVISELPLRFLKIHQLQIVRDTVLEQYYRNNPFHTLGYMEYIDLIVKFLERLSPTIVLQRLFATAPDDILIAPRWERSRHEITRDIEMRFEELDTFQGRLYKKCYGLRA; the protein is encoded by the coding sequence TTGGTCCGTGGCGTAAAGATGAAAAGATATAACTCCTTTGGTCCCTACCTGAAATCCCTCTTTGGTGAAAGGGTTTACAAGGTAAACGTGGATGCAGGGTTTACCTGCCCCAACAGGGACGGCACCGTTGGATACGGTGGCTGCATTTACTGTAACAACGACAGCTTCCGTCCTTCTGCCTGCCGTTCGGTAACACCCCTTGGGGAACAGATTGGAAGGGGCATAAGGTATCTCAGGCGGAGGTACAAGGCGGAGAAGTTTATTGCATATTTCCAGCCCTACACGAACACCTATGCACCTGTAGAGAGGCTTGAGAAACTCTACAGGGAGGCCTTGAGGGAACCGTCGGTTATAGGACTTGCAATCGGCACGAGGCCCGACTGTGTGGATGCGGAGAAAGTGAGGCTTCTTGAGGATCTTGCCAGGGAGAACTTCGTGCTTGTTGAGTACGGCCTTCAGTCGATTTATGATAAAACCCTTGAGTTCATAAACCGGGGGCATGACTATGCGCGGTTCCTCAAGGCCCTTGAACTGACAGAGGGAAGGGGCATTGAGATGGGGGCGCATATCATTGTCGGCTTCCCTACGGAGACGGAGGATGAGATGCTCGGGATGGCAGACGTTATATCAGAACTGCCTCTTCGTTTTTTAAAGATCCACCAGTTGCAGATAGTGAGAGATACCGTGCTTGAGCAGTATTACAGGAACAACCCCTTTCATACCCTCGGATACATGGAGTATATTGATCTTATAGTGAAATTCCTGGAGCGGCTCTCCCCAACGATAGTGCTTCAGAGGCTCTTTGCAACCGCACCCGACGATATCCTGATTGCCCCCAGATGGGAGAGGTCAAGACACGAGATAACCCGTGATATCGAGATGAGGTTTGAGGAACTGGATACGTTCCAGGGGAGACTCTACAAGAAGTGTTACGGGCTGCGGGCTTAG